In a single window of the Melospiza melodia melodia isolate bMelMel2 unplaced genomic scaffold, bMelMel2.pri scaffold_45, whole genome shotgun sequence genome:
- the LOC134434629 gene encoding serine/threonine-protein kinase PAK 3-like, producing MVEQEVPSWNATPVLPQLLIATGGRQKLQQPNLFSSCLRDFLSCCLQRDEARRWSAKELLQHPFVRFAEPASSLVPLIVSVKKRKETRM from the exons atggtggaacaagaagttccttcctggaatgcaactcctgtcttg ccccaactcctgatagccacaggaggaagacaaaagctgcagcagcccaacctattttcatcttgcctgcgtgacttcctgagctgctgcctgcagagagacgaggcgcggcgctggtctgccaaggagctcctgcag catccatttgtaagatttgctgagcctgcatccagcctggtgccactaattgtttcagtgaagaagaggaaggagacaagaatgtga